The genome window GTGTGCAAAATCTAAAAGAATTTTATCAACATTTGCTTTCCTATGTTTTAGTGAATACCATGCTATTTATCATTAATATGGTTACCGATCCAAGTTATTGGTGGTTTATCTTTCCGCTCATGGGGTGGGGAATTGGACTAATCGCGCATGCTTTCTCCGTTTATTCTGATGGATTCATGGGCGCAGACTGGGAGGAAAGAAAAATAAAGGAATATATGGAGAAGGATAGGCGAGACGAATAAGTTTTATAATAATAGTGTGTGCTTTTTAGAAAGGGACAATGACTTAGGTTACCGTTCTATTCGATTTGCCGCTGAGAATAGGACATTTTGCTTCCAAGGATTTCCAATTACCACCACTATCCATGAAAAATGAGGGGATTGGTTTAATGCCTATCAGTCATTCTTTATGTGAGCAGTTTGCTGCCATTATACAAGGAAAAGGATCAATGAATAACGGGGTTTGCTCCGTTTCATTATCGCGGCAGTTTCATGCTACTATCCAAGGGAAATCGAGTATCTCTATTGTACCCGTAGACGTTTTATTTGAATCTCTGGACAGTAATGGAAACGCACTAAACCTTGCTGAAATCGCTATTCTCCAAGAAGAAATACCGTCATTTATGCATGCTGTAGTTCAACAAGGAATTATTGTCAGTGCATTACATAATCATTGGTTATATACCTCCCCGCTGATAATGTACATCCATCTTCAATCTGTTGAGCCACCTTTAAATTTCGCAAAGAAGATTGCGTATGCTTTCACCTTTTTGAAAAGTCCTCCCATTGCTAAAAAGTGAGAAATCAACCTTAACTAACAAACCAATTATGTGGATTCATAGATTGTCATAAAGCTTTTAAAAAAGGCTACCTTATTGCACTGCATTTATGCGGTGCTATTGTTTTTCTAAAAAGTAACAAAGTTTAGCAAAGAATCGACTAGATTATCGCAGTTACTATTTTAGAAAACACTTATATAAAGATTCTCATAATTCCTCATTAAGAATGATCGCTTGTTCTATTTTAAATTCTTCAATATTCGCTCGCCTATTTATTAGAAAATTAATGAATCTTTGAAATTCTGCCGATGGAATTATGATAAAATAACAAGGAGTGAGGTTTCGTGATTTTACATACTGTAGTATCGGAACAGGTGGAAGAGAGAACCGCCAACATAGGGTAGGGGGAAGGACATGATGTATAAATACACCATTTGTTTCATTAAAAGAGGAAATGAAATATTACTATTGAATCGTGAGAAAGCGAGCTGGATGGGAAGATGGAATGGTGTTGGTGGTAAGATAGAATTGGGTGAATCACCATTGGAATGCATCTTACGTGAAATTAAGGAAGAAACAGGGATTGAAGTAGCTAAAGTGGCATATAAAGGCACGGTTACATGGATTGAAAACAATGTTTCTCAAGGTGGCATGTATGCGTATGTTGCAGAAGTAGCTGAAACTTATCAATATCCTACGCCATTGAAAACAGCGGAAGGGATATTAGATTGGAAGAAAATTGACTGGATATTGCATCCTGAAAATGAAGGTATCGCAAATTTGAAGTATTATTTACATACAATGTTAGAAGACGATCGTACATATGAACATCAATTTGTTTATGATTCAGATAGGGTTCTTGATTTTGCAGCAATTCCTCAGGAGGAAGAGGCTGCAATCGGCAAATAAAAAGAGGGGGTCAGGGATGTTAACAAATAAACAATTAATAGAATTAGAATCTCTCCAATCTATCTGTGAGACAGGTAATAATTATGAATTAAAACTAAATTGGGACATGCTAAGAACAAGAGAGGGAACTGAAGTAAATGATTTCTTTCACTATGAAAATGGTGTGCTTGTCGGATTTTTAGGTCTCTATGTTTTTGGAAACAAAGCAGAAATATGTGGAATGGTGCATCCACAGTTCCAGAGAAAAGGAATCTTTACGAATCTATTATCGAAAGCAATTCAAGTTTGTGTGGAACGACAATATGAGGAAATATTATTGAATGCTCCTGCAAACTCTAATACGGGCAAGAAATTTCTATACTCAATAACATGCAATTATGCTTTTACAGAATATCAGATGAAATGGCTTGAAACCGAATTAATAGAAGATAAGGATATTCGAATAAGGCCCTCAGTGTCTGCAGCTGATCTTCAGTTGGAAATACAGCTGGATGTGAGCTGTTTTGGATTTTCGGGAGCAGAGGCAGTCGATTATAACAATCGGATAAGACGGGAGAACGATCAACAATTTAATATAATTGAATTTGCTGGAGAAGCTGTTGGGAAAATACGTGTCTCCCATGAAGGAAATGATGCTTGGATATATGGATTTGCTGTTTTACCAGAACATCAAGGCATTGGAATTGGCAGAAAAGCTTTGAAGAAAATAGTACTGGAAGAGCATAAACGGGGAAATAGTATTTTCCTTGAAGTTGAGGCAACAAACGCTCATGCGTTAAAGCTCTATGAATCAAGTGGTTTTCAATCATTCCATGCACAGGATTATTATCGGTATTACCGAAATAATAAATGAAAATAGCGTAGAAACTACTTGAAAGGATATGACCAATGCCAAATTGTCAAAAGTGCGGCCAGCATTGGAGCTGGTTGCAAACATTGAAAGTGAATTTTAAATTTGATGGAATGGAATGTCAAAATTGTTGTGAAAAACAATATGTCACTTCTAAATCCAAGAAAAAATTAAACCGGATATCCTATCTGCCAGTTATATTAATTCTATTGCTCTTATTTGATTTGTCTCTGCAAATCACAATTGGAATTATTATAGCAGTGTCCATCCTACTGATCGGATTATATCCATTTCTAATAAAGTTAACTAGCGAAGATGAGGGAGTTTTTTAGGAAGTATAAAGTGGGGGATAAAATGAGCGGCAAAGAAATATTAAATCGTTTTGGTTTTCAAACAGATGAGGAGCCGATAAGTATCTATCCGTTTTCTCCTGTCTATAAAGTAAAGGGAGAAATGCAAGATTTCATTGTTAAGCGAACGCAAAATCCGGTTCGGAAAGTGATGGAATATGTTACGATGCTAAAAAGAAACAGAATAAATGTAGTAACACCTGTACCATTAAAAACTGTTAATCCACAAATAATTGGCAATGAAACGTATGTGACTTATCCATTCATCGATGGGACTGCATACACTGGTGAAGATGAAGAAATCATTGAGGCAGGAAGACTTTTAGGAAAAATCCATTATCTTTCGCCAGCAGAAAACTTATATAACTTAGCAGCGTATGATGTATTTGATTTCACTGTAGAAGAAGTAGTGGAAAGTATTCAGAAAATTAAAAGGCACACGGAGAGATTTCATGTTAATATCGACATAAAGAGACTAAAGGAAAAGTTGATGCAGACCGTTTCGCAACAAGAAGCATTGAAAAATTGCGGGTTGCCACTTGTAGCGACGCCACATGATTATAAAGCAAATAACTTAATCTATACGCCTAAGCCATATTTGATTGATCCAGACAACGCAGCATTGATTCCACGAATATTTGATTTAGCACTTGCTTTACTTTTATTTCATAATGAGATTGCGACCGGACCAGATAGAGTATTTACTTTGAAGGAATGGCAGACTTTTTTATCGGGATACAAGGAATACATAAGTATTTCAGAACTAGAACTTTCGAATTGGCAGAGGGCTGTTGAACACGTCTTTTTAGATGAAGTTATGTGGCTAATGGCTGAAGTAGAAGAAGACTGGTCTAATCTTGCGCAGCGAAATCTTTTTGCTAGCTTGGTTGAGTTGGTTTTGGATAACTCATGTTACAAGCTTGATTAATGAATAAGTTTAAAAGGGGCAGAGAAAATGAAAAAAAGAAATATGCTTATCGCAATCATAGCCTGTATTGCAATTTTAGCTATAGGTGGGATAAGAATCATACAAATCGAAAGAAATTACCAAGCAAACCAATTGATATTAGAGGATTGCATTAATAATTATGGTACTGTGACAATTGAGCAGAAGTATTTTTGGTCACTAACATCAGCTGCTTGCGAGGAAAATTAAAGGGATTTTATACTGAACTGGTCCCTTTAATTTTCCAATATTATTTCCCCTTCCCCTTTAGGTACCTCAAAACTTTGGATGAAAGAGGTTAAAATTTCCTCAGTAATAGGAAAGGCAGCATTTGCATCAAAACGTTGATTCCTTATCTTTAGTCGTTCACGCAAATCATTAGAATCGACTTTCAAATAAATAAGTTTCCATTTTCCTCCCGCGGTCTCAATAAGTTGTTTACATTCATCCCTTTCTGACCGTCTCCAAAAACTGGAGTCTATCACTATCTTTTGCTCATCTTTAATTAACTTTACAAGTTTATCTCGCAATCTTACATGTGCCACGTCCAAATATTCCCTATATTTTCCAACTGGATAATCAACTCCATAACGACCATTAGTAGACCAGACCTCTTCATCAATAGAAAGACGTTGAAATCCTTCTTTTTCTAACATTTGAGAGAAGGTGGTTTTACCAGAGCCAGCTATGCCGCACATCATTACTACTAAAGGTATGAAACCATCATAATCCCAATAAATTATGTCTTCTATTATCTTTTTTTCAAACATCGATTTACTCACTCCCAAGACACTATTCGCATAATTATATAAGCTATTCATTGCTTTGCGATAATATACCTTTAAATTAAGCCCGATTTATTTTAAGATAAAATCTAACCATTTCTTTTGTGAGTAAATGAATATTAGTTATCCCACTATCTAAACAAGAATTTTCCCTAAATAGGTAGGAAACCTTACAAACGAATCTATTTTGTGAATAGGATCAATTTGAATTACATTTTTGCTATTTTTTTAGGGATTGTTGATGTATAAACAGAATAAACTGATATACTTAGGATAAAGACAATGATATCACTGGAGGAAGAATATGAGCTTAACAGATATTGAAATTGCCCAACAAGTGAAAATGAAACCAATCGGAGAGATTGCGGAGAAAGCAGGGATCGCTGAAAAGGATCTCGAGCTTTATGGAAACTATAAAGCAAAAATTAATTATAATGTTATGGACAAGCTAAAGGATAAGCAAAATGGGAAATTAATTCTAGTTACAGCTATCTCTCCTACACCTGCAGGAGAAGGAAAGACAACGACCGTTGTTGGACTCGGGGATGCATTACAAAGGATTGGTAAGAATGCTTTTATTGCACTTAGAGAGCCATCACTTGGCCCGGTATTTGGAGTAAAAGGTGGAGCAGCTGGTGGTGGTTATGCACAGGTTGTACCGATGGAAGATATTAATTTACATTTTACTGGTGACTTCCATGCAATCGGAGCGGCTAATAATCTACTGGCAGCAATGATTGATAACCATATCCATCAAGGAAATCAATTACATATCGATACACGGAAAATAACTTGGAAACGGGTTGTTGATATGAATGATCGACAATTACGTTTTATTGTCAATGGGTTAAACGGAAAGATAAACGGTGTTCCACGTGAGGATGGATTTGATATTACCGTCGCATCGGAAATTATGGCGGTTCTTTGTTTATCAAATAGCATTTCGGAAATGAAGGAAAAGCTCAAAAATATTATCATTGGTTACACTACGGAGGATGAGCCCGTTACAGCAGGACAATTACATGCACATGGAGCAATGGCAGCTTTATTAAAGGATGCACTTAAGCCTAATCTCGTACAAACACTTGAACATACACCAGCTTTAATTCATGGTGGTCCTTTTGCGAATATTGCTCATGGCTGCAACAGTATTATGGCGACAAAATTAGCCTTAAAATACGCAGATTATGTTGTAACCGAAGCTGGATTTGGTGCAGACCTCGGCGCGGAGAAATTTATGGATATTAAATGTCGTATAGCAGATTTACAGCCGGATGCAGTCGTTGTTGTTGCAACGGTTCGTGCATTAAAGATGCATGGTGGCGTAGCAAAAACAGAACTAAATCATGAGAACTTAGCGGCACTTGAGACTGGCCTGCCGAATCTGCTGAAGCATTTAGAAAATGTGCAAGAAGTCTTTGGCATGCCGGCAGTTGTTGCGATAAATAAATTCCCAACAGACAGTGATGCGGAATTGAACTTAGTAAAAGAAAAATGTGAGGCCTTAGGTGTAAAAGTTGTACTTTCAGATGTATGGGCAAATGGCGGAGCTGGGGGAGAGGACCTTGCTAGAGAAGTTGTCCGCTTAGCGAATACAGTAAATAACTTCCGATTTGCATATGACTTAGAGGATTCCATCACAGAAAAATTGGAGAAAATCGTAAAGAAAGTATATGGTGGCATTGGGATTGAATTATCGAAGTCAGCACAGAAGGAGATTAACCGACTAGAAACCTTAGGATTTGGTAATTTACCTATTTGTATGGCAAAAACCCAGTACTCTTTATCTGATGATCCAACGAAATTAGGACGACCTGAAGGGTTTAATGTAACGATTAAAGATATCAAAGTTTCAGCAGGAGCTGGATTTATAGTTGCTCTAACAGGGACTATTATGACGATGCCAGGACTTCCGAAGAAACCTGCAGCTGAAAATATTGATGTAGATGAAAATGGGCAAATTCAAGGATTATTCTAAATCGAAAATTAGAATATCTTCATGGATGTCCAACAAATGAGAACGATGTTAAGGAGTTATGTTTTTCATGAATTATGAAGAAGCACTCGCCTTTATCCATGGCGAGCAATATAAAGGTATGAAACTAGGTCTGGATAATATTACGAAGCTGATGGATTTATTAGGGAATCCACAAAAAGAATTGAAGTTTGTTCATATTGCTGGAACCAATGGAAAGGGATCAATTGCCTCTTTTATAAATCAGATTTTAATCAAAGCTGGGTATAAGACAGGGTTATTTACCTCCCCATATTTAGAACGATTTAATGAACGAATTAAAATTAATAATCATGATATCGCCGATGAACAATTAAGCAATATTACGGCTGAAATAAAAGATAAAATCAATGAAATGGAAGACAAGCCAACGGAATTTGAGATAGTAACTGCAATTGCGTTTCAATATTTTTATGAGCAGCAATGTGATGTAGTAGTGCTTGAGGTTGGATTAGGGGGAAGATTTGATTCTACTAACGTAATTGAGAATCCACTTCTTTCAATCATTACTTCTATCGGGCTCGATCATCAAGCCTTTTTAGGAAATACATTAGCAGAAATCGCATTTGAAAAAGCAGGTATCATTAAGAAAAATAGCCAGGCTATGCTGTATCCGCAGACGGGAGAAGTTGAAGAGGTAATTCACCGTATTGCTGCAGAGAGAAATAGTACTGTGAACAAGGCAGATTTTTCTAAGCTGAAGCGAATAACCAATAGTATAGAGGGTCAGGTCTTTCATTACAAAGGGTATCAAGATTTACGAATTTCTTTGCTTGGTGAACATCAACTGAAAAACGTTGCAATTGCGATTGAGGCTATTGAGATTTTAAGGGATTCAGGCTTATCGATACGTGAAGATGATTTAAGAGAGGGCTTGGCTGAAACGAGATGGCCAGGGCGATTTGAAATTATTAGCCACAATCCATTCTTTGTTATTGATGGTGCGCATAATCAAGACGGAATCCATGCGCTGGTAACGAATATAAAGCAGCTTTTTACTGGAAGGAAGATCATTGGGATCCTTGGAATACTAAAGGACAAAGATTATCAGCAGATGATTGAGGAAGTGAGCCCTGTCATTGACCAATTTATTACGGTTACACCAGATAATCCAAGAGCAATTCCAGCGGACGAGCTTGCATCATACTTAACAAAACATCATATTGCAGCAGTTGCTGCGGAGAGCTACGAAGCGGCAATCAAGCTTGCATATAACGAAATAGAAGAAAATGATGTCATTTGTGCATTTGGTTCACTCTATTACATTGGAGAAATTAGGCGAGTTGTACAACAGGGGCATTAATCAAACAGTAGGAGAAGAGCAATATGGATAAGAAAAAGATGGAAGAAGCAGTTAGAATGATATTAGAAGCAATCGGCGAAGATCCAGACCGACAAGGATTGCTTGATACGCCTGCAAGGGTTGCAAAAATGTATGAGGAAGTATTTTCAGGATTAAAGAAGGACCCGGCAGAACATTGCAAAACCGTATTTGAAGAGGAGCATGATGAGGTTGTACTTGTTAAAGATATTCAATTTTCATCCATGTGTGAACATCATTTAGTACCGTTTTTCGGTGTTGCTCATATTGCATATATCCCAAAAAATGGGCGCGTAATAGGACTAAGTAAATTAGCGAGGATTGTTGATGATTTCAGTAAACGGCCACAGCTGCAGGAAAGAATTACAACTTCTGTTGCTGAACTATTAATGGAAGAGCTAAATCCTATTGGCGTGATGGTTGTACTGGAGGCCGAGCATATGTGTATGACAATTCGTGGTGTGAAAAAGCAAGGAGCGAAAACTGTAACAAGCGCAGTCCGGGGAGAGTTCAGAACGAATAGTAAATCCAGAAACGAAGTATTATCATTGATTAAGTTTTAAAAGGAAGTCGATTTTCAAACGATAAGAACTACAGTGGAGGGTGGACGCATTGCAAAAATCCGAACTACGTAAAGAAATGATTTCCAAACTCGAAAATCTTGCTGTCGAAAAGAAACAAGAGATTGAGGCACAGCTTGCTGAAAATCTTTTTCAATCGGAAGCATGGCAGGGAGCAAAATCAATCGGCATCACGATTTCTCAAGGGATGGAATGGAATACGCAGCCAATCATTGAGAAGGCATGGGAACAAGAGAAGGTTGTTTATGTTCCAAAATGCTTGCCAAAGGAAAAGAA of Oceanobacillus zhaokaii contains these proteins:
- a CDS encoding phosphotransferase, which gives rise to MSGKEILNRFGFQTDEEPISIYPFSPVYKVKGEMQDFIVKRTQNPVRKVMEYVTMLKRNRINVVTPVPLKTVNPQIIGNETYVTYPFIDGTAYTGEDEEIIEAGRLLGKIHYLSPAENLYNLAAYDVFDFTVEEVVESIQKIKRHTERFHVNIDIKRLKEKLMQTVSQQEALKNCGLPLVATPHDYKANNLIYTPKPYLIDPDNAALIPRIFDLALALLLFHNEIATGPDRVFTLKEWQTFLSGYKEYISISELELSNWQRAVEHVFLDEVMWLMAEVEEDWSNLAQRNLFASLVELVLDNSCYKLD
- a CDS encoding AAA family ATPase, coding for MFEKKIIEDIIYWDYDGFIPLVVMMCGIAGSGKTTFSQMLEKEGFQRLSIDEEVWSTNGRYGVDYPVGKYREYLDVAHVRLRDKLVKLIKDEQKIVIDSSFWRRSERDECKQLIETAGGKWKLIYLKVDSNDLRERLKIRNQRFDANAAFPITEEILTSFIQSFEVPKGEGEIILEN
- the folE gene encoding GTP cyclohydrolase I FolE, yielding MDKKKMEEAVRMILEAIGEDPDRQGLLDTPARVAKMYEEVFSGLKKDPAEHCKTVFEEEHDEVVLVKDIQFSSMCEHHLVPFFGVAHIAYIPKNGRVIGLSKLARIVDDFSKRPQLQERITTSVAELLMEELNPIGVMVVLEAEHMCMTIRGVKKQGAKTVTSAVRGEFRTNSKSRNEVLSLIKF
- a CDS encoding 2TM domain-containing protein, with protein sequence MENEEKYLRAKKRVQNLKEFYQHLLSYVLVNTMLFIINMVTDPSYWWFIFPLMGWGIGLIAHAFSVYSDGFMGADWEERKIKEYMEKDRRDE
- a CDS encoding TIGR04104 family putative zinc finger protein; translated protein: MPNCQKCGQHWSWLQTLKVNFKFDGMECQNCCEKQYVTSKSKKKLNRISYLPVILILLLLFDLSLQITIGIIIAVSILLIGLYPFLIKLTSEDEGVF
- a CDS encoding bifunctional folylpolyglutamate synthase/dihydrofolate synthase; this encodes MNYEEALAFIHGEQYKGMKLGLDNITKLMDLLGNPQKELKFVHIAGTNGKGSIASFINQILIKAGYKTGLFTSPYLERFNERIKINNHDIADEQLSNITAEIKDKINEMEDKPTEFEIVTAIAFQYFYEQQCDVVVLEVGLGGRFDSTNVIENPLLSIITSIGLDHQAFLGNTLAEIAFEKAGIIKKNSQAMLYPQTGEVEEVIHRIAAERNSTVNKADFSKLKRITNSIEGQVFHYKGYQDLRISLLGEHQLKNVAIAIEAIEILRDSGLSIREDDLREGLAETRWPGRFEIISHNPFFVIDGAHNQDGIHALVTNIKQLFTGRKIIGILGILKDKDYQQMIEEVSPVIDQFITVTPDNPRAIPADELASYLTKHHIAAVAAESYEAAIKLAYNEIEENDVICAFGSLYYIGEIRRVVQQGH
- a CDS encoding formate--tetrahydrofolate ligase, with amino-acid sequence MSLTDIEIAQQVKMKPIGEIAEKAGIAEKDLELYGNYKAKINYNVMDKLKDKQNGKLILVTAISPTPAGEGKTTTVVGLGDALQRIGKNAFIALREPSLGPVFGVKGGAAGGGYAQVVPMEDINLHFTGDFHAIGAANNLLAAMIDNHIHQGNQLHIDTRKITWKRVVDMNDRQLRFIVNGLNGKINGVPREDGFDITVASEIMAVLCLSNSISEMKEKLKNIIIGYTTEDEPVTAGQLHAHGAMAALLKDALKPNLVQTLEHTPALIHGGPFANIAHGCNSIMATKLALKYADYVVTEAGFGADLGAEKFMDIKCRIADLQPDAVVVVATVRALKMHGGVAKTELNHENLAALETGLPNLLKHLENVQEVFGMPAVVAINKFPTDSDAELNLVKEKCEALGVKVVLSDVWANGGAGGEDLAREVVRLANTVNNFRFAYDLEDSITEKLEKIVKKVYGGIGIELSKSAQKEINRLETLGFGNLPICMAKTQYSLSDDPTKLGRPEGFNVTIKDIKVSAGAGFIVALTGTIMTMPGLPKKPAAENIDVDENGQIQGLF
- a CDS encoding DUF1259 domain-containing protein, which produces MPISHSLCEQFAAIIQGKGSMNNGVCSVSLSRQFHATIQGKSSISIVPVDVLFESLDSNGNALNLAEIAILQEEIPSFMHAVVQQGIIVSALHNHWLYTSPLIMYIHLQSVEPPLNFAKKIAYAFTFLKSPPIAKK
- a CDS encoding 8-oxo-dGTP diphosphatase, coding for MMYKYTICFIKRGNEILLLNREKASWMGRWNGVGGKIELGESPLECILREIKEETGIEVAKVAYKGTVTWIENNVSQGGMYAYVAEVAETYQYPTPLKTAEGILDWKKIDWILHPENEGIANLKYYLHTMLEDDRTYEHQFVYDSDRVLDFAAIPQEEEAAIGK
- a CDS encoding GNAT family N-acetyltransferase; this encodes MLTNKQLIELESLQSICETGNNYELKLNWDMLRTREGTEVNDFFHYENGVLVGFLGLYVFGNKAEICGMVHPQFQRKGIFTNLLSKAIQVCVERQYEEILLNAPANSNTGKKFLYSITCNYAFTEYQMKWLETELIEDKDIRIRPSVSAADLQLEIQLDVSCFGFSGAEAVDYNNRIRRENDQQFNIIEFAGEAVGKIRVSHEGNDAWIYGFAVLPEHQGIGIGRKALKKIVLEEHKRGNSIFLEVEATNAHALKLYESSGFQSFHAQDYYRYYRNNK